One Paraburkholderia sp. IMGN_8 DNA window includes the following coding sequences:
- a CDS encoding GIY-YIG nuclease family protein, whose protein sequence is MPQLNTATGKAQFEYSGNREAGIELHFGNGQQTFRVRVSAETINALLAEFASRPAPVVVGTHFSDPPLGSIGDWLKAQGLQNVACYLVPALEHLRLGTYDASRRRFSFAKLNGEGNLNASNSQAPSLPTQGFDGGSLAMEAGKMMSRIAEDVSTLSLSPVRRIECTVSGFPSAEAFRSWLDELSLPEEGEFVVYRLQTDAPGKFHAAFPESSACTYKLSRKNELTDDGDTLYVGSSRDFASRLRQHFGFGFEGTYALHLKRWVPESLCDTPLVLDYWTVQDSKQVRPIVLQTLEDYLWDHSRPVFGRRGSK, encoded by the coding sequence ATGCCACAGCTTAATACGGCGACCGGGAAAGCACAGTTCGAATACAGTGGGAACAGGGAGGCAGGCATCGAACTGCACTTCGGTAATGGACAGCAGACATTTCGTGTACGCGTTAGCGCCGAGACTATCAATGCACTCCTGGCCGAATTCGCCTCCAGGCCAGCCCCTGTCGTTGTTGGAACCCACTTCTCAGACCCGCCCCTAGGTAGTATCGGTGATTGGCTGAAAGCGCAGGGGCTCCAAAATGTTGCATGCTATCTCGTTCCCGCGCTGGAGCATCTGCGCTTGGGAACATATGACGCCAGCCGTCGTCGCTTCTCGTTTGCGAAGTTGAATGGCGAAGGCAACTTGAATGCGTCGAACTCGCAAGCCCCTTCCTTGCCGACGCAGGGTTTCGACGGTGGGTCGCTGGCGATGGAGGCAGGAAAAATGATGTCACGCATTGCCGAAGACGTGTCAACGCTTTCCCTGTCTCCCGTCCGACGCATTGAATGCACGGTGTCCGGATTTCCCAGTGCTGAAGCGTTTCGCAGTTGGCTGGACGAACTGAGTCTTCCTGAGGAAGGCGAATTCGTTGTGTACCGTTTGCAGACCGATGCACCAGGAAAATTTCACGCCGCTTTTCCCGAGAGTTCGGCTTGCACGTACAAGCTTAGCCGCAAGAACGAACTGACGGACGATGGCGACACGCTCTATGTCGGAAGTTCAAGAGACTTCGCGAGTAGGCTGCGGCAGCATTTCGGCTTCGGATTCGAGGGGACATATGCACTTCATCTGAAGCGCTGGGTTCCGGAATCGCTGTGCGATACGCCACTGGTGCTTGACTATTGGACAGTGCAGGATAGCAAACAGGTGCGCCCCATCGTGCTCCAGACTCTGGAGGACTACCTGTGGGACCATAGTCGGCCTGTATTTGGACGGCGCGGCTCTAAATAG
- a CDS encoding ubiquinol-cytochrome C chaperone family protein has protein sequence MSDNFIKNPGNLSLLLAQSDIADLDILVDYITKSGTGRISLSDDVCARLVKCKERRVYSEFDRGLIGHEICAFGGNTLTNVYRDVRNSIPLGNLLDKVLPEVGTTITYDEVVKDVAAHLKVAFDKKDDLLLVEDSILRKFLRDSFEKMSPEERATVLKELNVSDLSMLKPAAGAAFIAAGRMGGFATYTLSLIVANAVSKALLGRGLPLAVNATLSRTIGLLLGPIGWVVTGVWTLADMASPAYRVTLPCVIQIAYMRQKAIVEAHTKACTSCGARNERASRFCAECGQAFQGA, from the coding sequence ATGAGCGACAACTTCATCAAGAACCCCGGCAACCTCTCCCTGTTGCTCGCCCAGTCGGACATTGCCGACCTAGACATTCTTGTCGACTACATCACTAAGAGCGGCACCGGCCGCATTTCCTTGAGTGACGATGTTTGCGCGAGACTGGTCAAGTGCAAGGAGCGCAGAGTCTATTCGGAGTTCGACCGAGGTCTCATCGGTCACGAGATTTGCGCGTTTGGTGGCAACACGCTGACCAACGTTTACCGCGACGTTCGCAACAGTATTCCGTTGGGCAATCTCCTGGACAAGGTTCTTCCGGAAGTGGGCACGACCATCACCTACGACGAAGTGGTCAAGGATGTGGCCGCACACCTAAAGGTCGCGTTCGACAAGAAGGATGACCTCCTCCTTGTCGAAGACAGCATTCTTCGCAAATTTCTCCGCGATTCATTCGAGAAAATGTCCCCGGAGGAACGGGCGACGGTGTTGAAAGAACTGAACGTATCCGACCTTTCAATGCTTAAGCCCGCGGCGGGCGCTGCGTTCATTGCCGCAGGCCGCATGGGTGGGTTTGCCACCTACACGTTGTCGCTCATTGTGGCCAATGCCGTATCGAAGGCATTGCTTGGCCGGGGACTTCCCCTTGCCGTGAATGCAACGCTCTCGCGTACCATCGGATTGCTGCTCGGCCCCATTGGCTGGGTCGTGACTGGCGTATGGACGCTGGCAGACATGGCCAGTCCGGCCTATCGGGTCACCTTGCCATGTGTCATTCAAATTGCCTACATGCGCCAGAAGGCCATCGTCGAGGCTCACACGAAGGCATGCACATCCTGCGGCGCGCGGAATGAACGCGCGTCCCGGTTTTGCGCTGAGTGCGGGCAAGCATTTCAAGGAGCGTGA
- a CDS encoding helix-turn-helix transcriptional regulator, whose protein sequence is MSEEIEESTTFRDVSRCFVEALRRSMRVASEDEDGALDAMSQTQLAGRAGMGRSTLAKYLGGRADETPANPDLDIICRLADAVGVPPAILLMRPQDWASLGSGMLTFQQALRDSTFTTLAAELQGMDSTTSQRVAEAALRIGRLLNTVEDERDSKVSQEVRDFRHATKMSISTTAASIPFRIDGVSTSHLPALLTICSILGTTNARQTQ, encoded by the coding sequence GTGAGCGAAGAAATAGAAGAAAGCACTACCTTCCGCGACGTCTCGCGATGCTTTGTGGAAGCTCTGCGACGTAGCATGCGGGTTGCGTCTGAAGATGAAGACGGCGCCCTCGATGCAATGTCGCAAACGCAGTTGGCCGGGCGCGCCGGAATGGGTAGGTCAACCCTGGCAAAGTACCTTGGCGGTCGAGCTGACGAAACGCCTGCGAATCCCGACCTGGACATTATCTGCCGCCTCGCGGACGCGGTCGGAGTTCCACCAGCAATCTTGCTGATGAGACCACAGGACTGGGCCAGCCTGGGAAGTGGAATGTTGACGTTTCAGCAGGCTCTGAGGGATTCGACGTTTACCACGTTGGCAGCGGAGCTCCAAGGCATGGATTCGACTACTTCTCAGCGCGTTGCCGAAGCCGCCTTGCGCATTGGCAGACTGCTCAATACCGTCGAAGATGAACGGGACTCCAAGGTTTCACAGGAGGTGAGGGATTTCCGGCACGCGACGAAAATGTCGATATCGACGACCGCCGCATCGATTCCATTCCGAATTGACGGCGTCAGCACCTCTCATTTACCAGCGCTGCTGACCATCTGCAGCATTCTCGGAACGACCAACGCCAGGCAGACACAATGA